The stretch of DNA aacaaaaaaaaaaaaccaaaaaacccaaacctaAGAACTTAGTTTTTGGTGGGGAGATAGGACTTTGGTCCCCTACCAAATGAAATGGAGTAACCCAGCAGAGAATTCAAATCAAGGGTGTAGTATGGGCTGGAGGGGCAGGGCAGCGgtggtcatattttaaaataactgctttAGTGACAAACAGGCTGGAAAAGCCAGGCTCGGGCTAGGCTGTGTCTCTCACTATAACTATCACCATGTGCTCCTCCTCTAGCTTGCCCAATGTCCTCAGCGCTGACTGGAGGTACTGCTGTGAGAAGTCACAGGGCGGGAAGGCGTAGAGCATGCCTGTGCTGTCTCTGCCCTTGGATCCACCCACTGGCAGGCTGATCACCCCTGCAGCCTGCTTCTGTTTCAAGTAGGAGACCAGGTTCCTGAGAAGCTGCCTCTGTAGGCCAGGCTCCACCTAGGCATCCCCCTCAGAGCCAGGCCCACTGGGGGTCGCCTGGGTGGCCAGGAGCACTGCGTAGCCATTGGGGCTCCCCTGCTTGATGCGTCGTGTGACCTCATCGAGCTTGTGCTGGTCCAGGCGAAGGCGCTGGGCAATCTTCAGCTGGGTCAGCTTACTCCCGGAAGTATGGTCTTTGAGGAGACTGCTGATCACCCCCTGGTCCCCCTCTAGGATGTGCATAGATGTCAGGAAGCAGCTGTTTTTCAACACCAGAAGCCCGTTCCAACCCAGCTGCAGCATCTGGGCATACTCTGAAAGATTCTTGAGCTTTTTGGTCTCGTGTTTTTGCTCTTCCAGAGGCTTGGGCTCGGCCTCAGTGGTCCGATGATTGCGCTCGCTCTCTCGGGTCTTCTTCCTGTGGGAAGAATCGGGAGcctcgtggtggtggtggtggctccGCTCCTCCGCCCCGTGTCGGCTGTTGCTGAGGGAGTTGCTGCCGGACTCCTTGGTCCCTTCACTGGAACGGTTTTCCTTGTGGCTATGCTCAGGGGTGCGGTCGGAGCCTCGGTCCGCAGGCTGCCCACCACCCTTGGTCCTGCTCCGCTCCTCATAAGGGGAGTGGGTGGCCCTTCCGCGATCACTGGAGAGGCTCCTGCGCTTCCACGTGTCCTCCCAGGCCTTGAGTCCTTTCTCTTCTGTGTGCCAAGGATCAcaccaatgaaactgtgagcaccggtcagatatttagcaaattttctggAGGGTTATgtaggggattccttggcacgttttccccactgcttttttcctcctgtccttcagctctctctgCTTAACAGGCAGGCAGTACTAATGctttgaaatcatataatatgttgtgcgtgtgtgctcagtcactgtcTTGTCCCACTCTAGCACATCCCACTGCAGCacgagaggctcctctgtccgtgggatcctccaggcaagaatactgcagcgggttgccattcccttcttcaggggtcttcctgagtcagggatcaaacctgggtctcctgtctcttgtattggcaggtgggttcttaaccactagcgccacctgggaagccctataatacaTTGGGATTTCTAAAAGGGTTTTGCATGTGATGCAAGCATCAACATAAATGGAAAATCTGAGAGCGGGAATTGTAGGAAGTCTCCAGAGGAGGCTGTAAAAGTGACATTGAGTGAAGAAGGAGAATTCTTCCCAATTTGAGAAGGGCCAACTGCCAGGGAAAGGAAATGAGCTCTCTTTCCCCTGGAAAAATTGGTGAAGGCTCACAACCTTTATATCTTGTCTGGAAAGCAAGCCACTGTGTTAAGATGTGGTAGTATTCTGTCTACCATGATTTCCCATCTCTACTTGGGAGAGGCCATTGCTCTCTGCCATCTACAGACACCTTTCCTTGTGGCATCTTCCATAATGCCTGGTGCTGGGCTTTCCATTTATATTCGCTGTACAGATATATaagaaatttttagttttttacttagttgtttttcctcttttgcttttagTCAGATGCACCTCaggatgcttccctggtggctcagacggtaaagaatccacctgcaatgcaggagacctggattcaatccctgggttgagaagatgccctggaggaaggcctgacaacccactctagtattctcccctggagaatcccaaggagcctcatgggctacagtccacggggtcacaaagagttggacacaaatgagcaactaacactttcagtttcacctCAGGATGAAAAGGATGGCCTCAGTCCTCACTGTCAGGGTATCCCTGAATGTAAGCTAGTCCTAAGCTTTCTGGGTTTCATTCACAACAGGGTTTAAGGAGTGAAGCTGGTGAGTCTTCTTAAGTGGCCTGTCCTTGTGAGTTCATACCAGTCAATCAAATCCTTGGCCTGtatgccccctccccacccctactcccTGCACCAGACTGGTCCTCCCACAGTCCCTTCCCATCTCAGTAAatagttgttgtttatttgctaagttgtatctgactcttttgcgaccccatggactgtaatccaccaggctcctctgtccatgggattctccaggcaagaatactggagtgggttgcctctccaatgggttgccatttccttctcggtggatcttcctgacccaaggatcaaacctgcatcttctgcattggcaggcaggttctttactgctcggccaccagggaagtccatcttaGTAAATAGCAAGTCCAATTTGCCAGCTTCTCATGCAAAGACTTTTCCTCTCGTATCAGACATCTAAATAGTCAGCAAAGCCTGTTGACTCTACCCACAACATATATTCAGAATCTAACCACTTCTTGTATCTCCCCTCTACCACCTGGATCAAAACCACCATCACCTTTCTCCTTAATCGTTGCATTAGTCTTCCATTtggtcttcctttttccatgctTGCCtccgtttttaaaaaattttctaacACAGCTGCCACAGTGGCcctcttaaaagtaaaaaaaaaaaaaaaaaaaaaaaaaaaaggtcatcatCTTGTCAGTCGTCTTCTTATAGCTCCGATGGTTCCTCATCTCCTTCTGAGGACAAGGTAATGTCATGACCCCCAAGCCTCTGCACATACAGTCTGGCTGCCAGATCCCTCTCTGACCTCGTTATCCacttctctccccctccctccctcagtcCCAGCCCCTGGGCCTCCTCTCTCCTCATTGGACATATTAGGTAGACTTTTACCACCTGGTCCCTTGCTCTCCCTACTACAATGCTCTTCTGCCtcccccctgcctccccaccatGTATCTGCATGGCTCTTGTCTCATATCCTCCAGCTCTTTGCTTAAATATTTCCTTCTCAATGAGTCCTTTTCTGGCCACCATTTCTATAATCACAGTATCCCTTCCAACacccccatctccccaccccttttcctgctttattttcttccatagcTCTATTCACCATTTCCATAGTATCcctatctttatatatatttatattttataatataattatatattgagTATATTTTGTTACAGAAGGTATAATTTGTTAATTGTCTGCCTCATCCCCACCAAAGGTAAGTTTTCAAGGGCCGAGATTTTTCTGTTTGATCATTGATGAATCCCCTCCGCATGCTTTAAACAGTCCCTGTCATATAGTAAAGGCTAATAAGTATTTGTTGGATGGATAAATTAGTGAATTTTATATGTTCCCCACAATCCAATCCCCCACTTACTATTCTCTCACCCAATTCTCGCATCACAAACTTCCACCCTTTTCACTGAGACAGGAGTTCACATTGCATCTTAAAAACTGATGTCCCCGAAGAttaaccaccaccaccccccaataAAGGAGGGTAATGATAACCAGGAACTTATCATTCTTGGCAGATATCTTGGTTGGGGGTCAGGTGGACCTAGGTatgagtcctggctctgccatttggTATAAGACCCAAAGCAAGTTGCTTCACTTCTCCAAGCCCCAGCTTCCCCATGGAGTGTGAGACTATTGTTTGCCATCATAGGGTTGCTAGGAGGCCTGAAAGTAGGCATGTATTGCGTATGCCAAGAGCAGTGCCCAGCACAAAGGTAGGATCGTACTATACACACTGCTCTGCAATTTGCAGTCCTTGTAGAAACCAGTCTTGTACATACACCCTTACATACTGGAAATCTAGGATAGATTTCCAAAGTGGAGTTGCTGACCCCAGTGAtatgtgctttaaaaatagtgaataaaaggattcagattattttccaaaaaCAGTTGTTAACAACTCAGACTCCGGCCAGCAGTGTCTGAGGATACCTCTTTCCCCACACTCTTACTAGTACCAGATGTTATCAGTCTTTTTCATTTCCGCCCATCTGATTAGGGGGAAAGTGTTTcttgtgttgatttcctttatttcctttattacctaccaagttgaacatcttttcatatgtatatTATTCATTTGTATCCCCTATTCTGTGGTTGCTTTCCTTTGTCCAGTGGTCTTTggagttatttatatttttctttttgaaaaaacagctgtttgtttattttggcttgcCCTAGGTCTTCACTGTTGTGTGCAGGCTTTTTCTTgatgcagtgagcaggggctgctctttgttggggtgcgtgggcttctcatcgcagtggcttctcttgttgtggagcgtgggctctaagTGCGCCCGCTTCGGTATTTGGGGCAcaggggctcattagttgtggcttggggtctctagagtgcaggctcagtaattgtggcacaggggctttagttgcccacagcatgtggatttttcctggaccagggatcaaactcatgtcccttgcattggcaggcaaattcctaTCCACTATGCCACCAGGGCAGTCatgtattttcttataaatttataGGTTGGAGATatggagagtgactgctaatagGTACAAATTTCTCTTTGGGgggatgaaaaatattttaaaattaggttacAGTGATCATTCCACAGTTTTGTAAATACACTAAAAAGCTTTGAATATAAACACTTTAAAccggtgaattttatggtatataaattatatctcagtaaagaaactaaaaatgaacaaaatatttgaaaatgtaactTTAATGGCTGCATAACATTCTCTTTTATGAACTtcattggtggtccagtggctgggactctgcagtcccaatgcagagggcccaggtttgatccctggtcagcaaactagattctacatgccacaactaaaacctggtgcagccaaataagtaaatatttaaaaaatcttatagtCATCTCTAAGACACACctgggaaaacatttaaaaaaatgaacaaaatatttgaaaatgtgacTTTAATGGATGCATAAAATTCTCTTTTATGAAATTATCATATCTTATTTAATGACTTCTAATTATTTCTAAGATTTCACTCATAAAAATTCTGATGAATATCTTTATACATAAAAGTCTGCTTTTTCTTAGATGGGAATTATGGGGGGAAAGCATGACttctaataaaaattagaaaaaacagTTGACAGTGATTCCATGTCAATCTGAACACTTTGGAGTTTTCTTCTGAAGTTCAGAATGCCATATTCAGTACCTCAGAACTGTTGTTGGCAAGGTCCCTCCTACTATGGTGACAACAATTGCCACTGTCattgaaattagaaaacaatgTGTTTTggtcataaaaatatataaagtatacttCTTGCTTTATTACCAATAGCTTAATTGTTACAAACTGATtgctagaaaaacaaaatgagaagcgAAATTGCTTTCTCTGGCTCAAATCCATGGGGAATAGAGGCTAATTTTAGCGTAATTTTTGACAAAAGCAGGAAGCAGTGACTTTGTTGGTTTCATTTACTACTGTTTCATACCACCTTCACATCTTGTTAACATATACTGGAGaaaatgcaataataataatagatactCTTGACTAGTGATTATAAGGTCCTTCTCTGGACAGAAAAGAAACTATCTTGGTTAATCATGCTAAATTAGAAGAAAGAAATTCACCCAGAAGAattgtgatcagatcagatcagatcagtcgctcagtcgtgtctgactctttgtgaccccgtgaatcgcagcacgccaggcctccctgtccatcaccaactcctggagttcactcagactcacgtccatcgagtcagtgatgccatccagccatctcatcctctgtcgtccccttctcctcctgcccccaatccctcccagcatcagagtcttttccagtgagtcaactcttcgcatgaggtggccaaagtactggagtttcagcttcagcatcattccttccaaagaaatcccagggctgatctccttcagaatggactggttggatctccttgcagtccaagggactctcaagagtcttctccaacaccacagttcaaaagcaccaattctttggcgctcagccttcttcacagtccaactctcacatccatacatgaccacaggaaaaaccatagccttgactagacggacctttgttggcaaagtaatgtctctgcttttgaatatgctatgtgggttggtcataactttccttccaaggagcaagcgtcttttaatttcatggctgcagtcaccatctgtagtggttttggagccccccaaaataaagtctgacactgtttccactgtttccccatctatttcccatgaagtggtaaaTTCACCCAGAAGAATTGTGAAGGAAAGAGCTTATATTTCCTACCTGTTTTCTAGGCCCATCCTCAACCCAAGCCCTTCCTCCATCATCAGATCTTTAGATTTAGCTGGACAAATTGATTGATGGTAGTTGGTGTATTGATTTCCAGGACACTACCAGCACTTAAGAGAAGAGGCTCTGTCCCATAGTTTGAAGTTATGGGGGCTaagggcaagaatcctggatttTAGCTCTGATTCTGCTGTTTACCTGTTATATGACTTTAGGCAAACTTTCCCATCTCTAGTTGATTTCTAAGGGTCCTACCAACTCTGACATGCTCTGGTTTTAAGGAACAATAGGATTAGATCTCTTTCATTAAGGAGTAGAGCAGGAAACAAATTTGAGAGTTGAAGTCAGAAGAAAGAaattgagggacttctctggcagtccggtagttaagactccatgcttacaatgcaggggacatggattcgatccttgagcagggaaccaggatcccacaggccacgtgaagtggccaaaaaataaaaaatttttaaaaaaagaagaaagaaattgagtCATATCAGAAACCTAATATGATGTAGGATATCTTATGTTAGGTTCTTCAAGTCATCATCAAAAGAATACAtgaaaaacattattaaaaaatataactctTTACATTTACTAAAAATCATGTAACTATAGGCATACAATGCTGGGTTTGTAAAATGTAAACTATACCTTGCAATATGTAAACAATACATATTTGTATTTACTAAAAATCACATAAATCACATTAACTAAATGTGATTGAGTAAATCACATTTACTAAAAATCACTTAATCATAGGCATACAATGCTGGATTTTGTATTATGTAAACAATACCTTGTAATATGTAaacaatactttggctgcctgatacaaagaactgactcattggaaaaaaccctgaggctgggaaagattgaaggcaggaggagaaggggacgatagagaatgagatggttggatggcatcaccgacttgatggacatgagtttgagcaagctctgggagttgatgatggacagggaaccctggcatgctgcggtaatggggtcgca from Bos mutus isolate GX-2022 chromosome X, NWIPB_WYAK_1.1, whole genome shotgun sequence encodes:
- the LOC102280903 gene encoding LOW QUALITY PROTEIN: putative RNA-binding protein 15B (The sequence of the model RefSeq protein was modified relative to this genomic sequence to represent the inferred CDS: substituted 1 base at 1 genomic stop codon), which produces MDFPGGRAVKNLPANAEDAEEKGLKAWEDTWKRRSLSSDRGRATHSPYEERSRTKGGGQPADRGSDRTPEHSHKENRSSEGTKESGSNSLSNSRHGAEERSHHHHHEAPDSSHRKKTRESERNHRTTEAEPKPLEEQKHETKKLKNLSEYAQMLQLGWNGLLVLKNSCFLTSMHILEGDQGVISSLLKDHTSGSKLTQLKIAQRLRLDQHKLDEVTRRIKQGSPNGYAVLLATQATPSGPGSEGDAXVEPGLQRQLLRNLVSYLKQKQAAGVISLPVGGSKGRDSTGMLYAFPPCDFSQQYLQSALRTLGKLEEEHMVIVIVRDTA